A region of Lycium barbarum isolate Lr01 chromosome 1, ASM1917538v2, whole genome shotgun sequence DNA encodes the following proteins:
- the LOC132612867 gene encoding uncharacterized protein LOC132612867 isoform X1: MRSNNKEKEMKGISELEEDKLSQMVRDFIELDCDTFQVDELVDHNPTNYLSLQDILGTVSDAETEILGKILFYWRNMVNNMEPKKLRQWIVNRLRMDEYEASLCKTSWITSGRPSAFHFTGDYEYIDVMMKESNGSETVRLIVDIDFRSQFELARPTLDYQELLNSLPSIFVGTEEKLNGIISLLCSAAKQSLKEKGLHVPPWRKASYMHSKWLSNNCKKIALFAPLCI; the protein is encoded by the exons ATGAGAAGCAACAACAAAGAGAAAGAAATGAAAGGTATTTCTGAACTTGAAGAAGATAAGCTGTCTCAAATGGTCAGAGATTTTATTGAATTGGATTGTGATACTTTTCAAGTTGATGAACTTGTTGATCATAATCCTACTAACTATCTTTCCTTACAG GATATTCTTGGGACTGTTAGTGATGCTGAAACAGAGATTCTTGGGAAAATCTTGTTTTATTGGAGAAATATGGTTAATAATATGGAGCCTAAAAAGTTAAGGCAATGGATTGTGAATAGATTAAGGATGGATGAGTATGAAGCTTCTCTTTGTAAAACTTCTTGGATCACTTCTGGTCGCCCTTCAG CATTTCACTTCACAGGTGATTATGAATACATTGATGTGATGATGAAAGAAAGCAATGGATCAGAAACAGTGAGACTAATAGTGGATATAGATTTTAGGTCACAGTTTGAGTTGGCAAGGCCTACACTAGACTACCAAGAGCTTTTAAATTCTCTTCCATCAATATTTGTGGGAACCGAGGAGAAACTCAATGGCATTATCTCTTTGCTTTGTTCAGCTGCCAAACAGTCCCTTAAAGAGAAAGGCCTTCATGTTCCACCTTGGAGAAAAGCTAGCTACATGCACTCTAAATGGCTCTCTAATAATTGCAAGAAAATTGCTTTGTTTGCACCCCTCTGCATATAG
- the LOC132612867 gene encoding uncharacterized protein LOC132612867 isoform X2 produces MRSNNKEKEMKGISELEEDKLSQMVRDFIELDCDTFQVDELVDHNPTNYLSLQDILGTVSDAETEILGKILFYWRNMVNNMEPKKLRQWIVNRLRMDEYEASLCKTSWITSGRPSGDYEYIDVMMKESNGSETVRLIVDIDFRSQFELARPTLDYQELLNSLPSIFVGTEEKLNGIISLLCSAAKQSLKEKGLHVPPWRKASYMHSKWLSNNCKKIALFAPLCI; encoded by the exons ATGAGAAGCAACAACAAAGAGAAAGAAATGAAAGGTATTTCTGAACTTGAAGAAGATAAGCTGTCTCAAATGGTCAGAGATTTTATTGAATTGGATTGTGATACTTTTCAAGTTGATGAACTTGTTGATCATAATCCTACTAACTATCTTTCCTTACAG GATATTCTTGGGACTGTTAGTGATGCTGAAACAGAGATTCTTGGGAAAATCTTGTTTTATTGGAGAAATATGGTTAATAATATGGAGCCTAAAAAGTTAAGGCAATGGATTGTGAATAGATTAAGGATGGATGAGTATGAAGCTTCTCTTTGTAAAACTTCTTGGATCACTTCTGGTCGCCCTTCAG GTGATTATGAATACATTGATGTGATGATGAAAGAAAGCAATGGATCAGAAACAGTGAGACTAATAGTGGATATAGATTTTAGGTCACAGTTTGAGTTGGCAAGGCCTACACTAGACTACCAAGAGCTTTTAAATTCTCTTCCATCAATATTTGTGGGAACCGAGGAGAAACTCAATGGCATTATCTCTTTGCTTTGTTCAGCTGCCAAACAGTCCCTTAAAGAGAAAGGCCTTCATGTTCCACCTTGGAGAAAAGCTAGCTACATGCACTCTAAATGGCTCTCTAATAATTGCAAGAAAATTGCTTTGTTTGCACCCCTCTGCATATAG